Genomic window (Ureibacillus composti):
ATGGTGTGCATATTCAACTAAAGCATCGCGGTGTGCTTTTTCCGCATTCGATAAAACTGCACCTGACTCAATGCTAAAGCGAAGTAATGCTCCTGTTTTATTCACATGAACATTTTCTAGTTCAGCTAAGTTAAGCTGACGTGATTCTCCATCCATATCTAAAACTTGCCCACCGACCATTCCTTCTGCTCCGGCGGCAATACTCATTAGATTTATTAATTCCAGACGAATTTCAGCTGGAACATTTTCCATTCGAGCTAACAGACCAAAGCATAATGTATTTAACGCATCACCAGCCAAAGTAGCTAATGCCTCACCAAATACTTTATGATTTGTTGGTTTTCCGCGGCGTAAATCGTCATTATCCATACTAGGTAGGTCATCATGGATTAACGAATATGTATGAATCATTTCCACAGCAGCACCAATTGTATAAGCTTCTTGTTGTTTATTATTAAACATTTCGCAAACTGCTAATACAAATAGTGGGCGAATTCTTTTCCCACCTGCTTTTAATGAATATAGCATGGATTCCTTCAATTGTTCTGGTGCTTCAATCTTTACTACTTGTTGATAAAGTTCATTTTCTATTTTAGGAACTTGTGCATCTATGAATTGTTTGAAGTTTGTCATTATAGCGATCCCTCTCCGTTTGTAGGTTCAAATGGTTGTTTTTCACCATTTTCATTTACAATTGAAATTAGTTGTTGTTCTGCATTCTGTAATTTCTCGTGACAAAACTGTGATAACTCCATGCCTTTTTTATATAAATCAATGGCTTCCTCTAAAGGAACATCTCCTTGCTCAAGTTTACGTACGATTTCTTCTAATTCGGACATTGCAACTGCAAAAGTTTGTTGTTGTGACATCTGCTACTCTACTCCCCTTTCTTTTCTACTTTCGTGTTATTAATTGTCGCACTTGCTTCACCATCATGAAAATGAATTGATACTTCATCACCGACTGACACTTGTGTTATAGATTTAACTACTTTTTCCTCTTTATATGTTACAGTATATCCTCTGTTCATTATCGTCAGGGGATTAAGTGCCTCAAGCGTTCGGATTCTTGAAGAAAATGTGTCTTTATTACGTTGAAGTGCTGTTAAAACTGCTCTTGTTAAATTATTTGTAGTTTGGTTTAACTGTTTTCCATAATAAGTTAGCGCATTTTTAGGTGAATAAAGTTTAATTGATGCATCAAGCTTATGTAAATCGTTTGATTTTTTCATTAAATAAAGCTTGGATGCTCGCTCTATTTGCAAATCAAGTTGCACTAATTTTTCTGTAAAAGGTCGGTAAAGCCTTTCCGGTGTTGCTAATGGATATGCACTTTGAAGCTTTTTTAACCGACTACGCTCAAAGTTGATTTTGGCAGTGACCATTTGATGTAACTGAGATTTACTCGTCATTATTCTTTGAAATAATTCTTGCTGACTTGGAACTGCTAATTCGGCTGCAGCAGTTGGAGTTGGTGCCCGTAAATCAGCTACAAAATCTGCAATTGTTGTATCTGTTTCATGTCCTACTGCACTGATAATTGGAATACGACTTTCAAAAATTGCCCGGGCAACAATTTCTTCATTAAAGGCCCATAAATCTTCAATAGATCCCCCTCCGCGACCAACTATTAAAACGTCACAATTTGCTTGATGGTTTGCAATTTGAATGTTTTTTGCAATATTGGAAGCAGCTCCTTGACCTTGTACTAAAGTTGGATAAATGACAATTTCTGCAAGCGGGAATCGTCTGGAAATTGTCGTGCAAATATCCCGAATTGCTGCACCAGTAGTTGCAGTTAAAACACCTACTGTTTTCGGAAACAATGGAATCGGTTGTTTAAACTTAGGATTAAAAAGACCCTCTTGTTGCAATTTTTCTTTTAATTGATTAAAGGCTACAAAAAGTCCACCAACCCCATCAGGTTCCATCGTTTGTGCATATAGTTGATAAGCTCCAGCAGATTCATAAACATTGACGTACCCCCTAATATAAACCATCATTCCTTCTTCAGGTTTAAATTTAAGTTTTTGGGCATCTGCTCTAAACATTGCTGCAGTGATACGGGCTGCTTCATCTTTTAAGGTAAAGTAAATATGCCCAGAACTATGTATTTTTACATTCGACAGTTCACCCTTTACAAAAACATCTCGTAAATGTGGATCAGCATCGAACTTTCTTCTAATATATTTTGTTAGTGCTTTTACCGTTAAATAAGAAGACGTTGTCATTTTTACATATGACTCCTTCTATTATATTTTCATGAAGTTTACAACAAACTTATTTTAACATTTCTCTCCAATACCAAGAAGAAAAAACCTTTGATATAGGTAATATTCGAATTACGCACAGAAATAATTTGAAAATGAACTTAACTTAACTAAAAAAGGAGATATCCTATTTTCTTTGGATACCTCCACTGGATAATCAATAAACAACTAGAGGAGCAGAGCCTTATACAAAATATGGCAATGTCCCTAAATTACTTTATTATTATTTAGCTTGAGCTTTAGTTAATGCTTTCTCTGCAGATTGTACTGTGTTGAATAGTAGCATCGTAATTGTCATAGGACCTACTCCGCCAGGGACTGGAGTTATGTATGATGCAGTACCATCAACATCTGAATAGTTTACATCACCAATCAACTTATTGTTTTCATCACGATTAATACCAACATCAATAACTACAGCGCCTTCTTTTATATGTTCTTTTGTAATAAAATTAGGGCGTCCAACTGCAGCAATTAGAATATCTGCCTGTTTAGTAATACTTGGTAGATCTTTTGTTTTTGAATGCGTATATGTAACAGTTGCATCTTTTTGAAGTAGTAGTTGTCCCATTGGCTTTCCAACAATATGACTGCGCCCTACAACTACCGCATGTTTTCCAGCAACTTCGATTCCTGTATACTCTAACAGTTTCATTACACCAAAAGGAGTACAAGGTAAGAATGTCTCTTGACCCAACATCATTTTCCCTACACTTACTGGCGAGAAGCCATCCACATCTTTTTCTGGTGAAATTGTAGCTATAACTTCGTCTTCATTGATATGTTTTGGTAGAGGAAGTTGAACTAAGATCCCATGGATATCTTCACGACTATTTAATGAACGGATTTGTTCTAATAATTCATTTTCAGTAACTTCAGCAGGTAACTTTATTAACTCAGAAAAAATTCCAATTGCTTCACATGATTTTTGTTTATTTCTAACATAAGTTTGTGAAGCTGGATTTTCACCAACAAGAATTACTGCTAGTCCAGGAGTAATACCTTGTTCTTTTAAATGTGTTACTCTTTGTTCAACTGATTTTCTAATTTCTTGACCAATTTCTTTTCCGTTAATAATTCCACTTGCCATGTCTTTTCTGACCCCTTCCAATAATCAGACTGCCACAAGGACAAAAAACAAATGACAGTCAAAGTACATATTCTTACTCAAGTGTTTTGGTTCTTATTACTCTGTAAATTTCGATAGCACACCGTTTACAAACTTACTTGACTTTTCATCACTGAACGTTTTGCAAAGCTCAATTGCTTCATTTAGAACAACTCGATTTGGAGTTTCCTCCATGTAAAGTAATTCATAAAGTGCTAGTCGTAATACTGTTCTTTCAATTTTTGGTAATCGACTGAGTGACCAATTTTCAAGTTTTTCTGCAAGTACTGCATCGATTTCCTCTTTCTTTTCCATAGTACCGTTAACTAACCCCTCAAAGAATGAATCAGATTCCTCTTCGCCCAATACGTGTCCGATTGCTTCTTCGACAGTTAATTCAATGTTGTCTAATTGAAACAGTACTTGCAACGCTTTTTGGCGCGCTTCATGTCGTTTCATGTAAAAATCTCCTTCTTCAGTAGCATTGACTCCTATAATAACACATTTTAGCTGTTCTCACATAACTTCAAACCAACTTTCGAAAAATAGAAATAAAATTAGCAGTTTAACCTCATGATGTAACAAGAAAGCAAAATAAAACACTGGCTGAATCCAGTGTTTTATTGTTTATTTAAATGCTTGCGCTGCGTATACAGCTTTTTTCCATCCAGCGTACAAATGATCACGTTGTTCGTTTGGCATTTTGGGTTCAAATTGGCGGTCCAAGTTCCAATGGGATGCAATAGAATTTTTATTTTCCCAAAAACCTACTGCAAGACCTGCTAAATAGGCAGCCCCAAGCGCAGTTGTTTCATTGATTGCTGGTCTTTCTACGGGAACATTTAATAGATCTGATTGGAATTGCATTAATAGATTATTTTTTACTGCACCTCCATCAACTCGTAAAGATTTAAGTGAAATGCCAGAATCTACTTTCATTGCATCTAAAACATCCTTAGTTTGATAAGCTAACGATTCGAGTGTTGCACGTATGAAATGTTCTTTAGATGTACCTCTTGTTAGTCCAAATACAGCACCGCGCACTTCACTGTCCCAATACGGAGTACCTAAACCAACAAAGGCAGGTACAACATAGACTCCCTCTGTACTCTTCACCTTTTCTGCATATCTTTCACTTTCATCAGAGTTTCGGAACATTCGCAATCCATCTCGTAACCATTGAATGGCTGACCCTGCAACAAATATACTTCCTTCAAGAGCATATTCTACTTTGCCATCAACTCCCCAGGCAATTGTCGTTAAAAGACCATTTTGTGATGGAACTGCTTTTTCGCCAGTATTCATCAACATAAAGCATCCCGTGCCATATGTATTTTTCACCATTCCCTTTTCAAAACATGCTTGGCCAAAGAGTGCTGCTTGTTGATCACCTGCAATACCTGCAATTGGTACTTCTACACCAAAGAAGTGCTTTTTGGAAACTGTTCCATATATTTCAGAAGAAGGTCGTACTTCAGGGAGCATGGAGCCAGGAATGTCGAATATTTCGAGTAATTCTTTATCCCACTTAAGGTCATAAATATTGTATAGTAACGTTCTGGAGGCATTAGAATAGTCAGTTACATGAACCTTGCCTTCTGTTAATTTCCAAATAACCCAAGTATCTATTGTTCCAAATAATAATTCGCCATTTAATGCTTTTTCTTTTGCACCTTCAACATGATCTAAAATCCATTTCACTTTCGTGGCTGAAAAGTATGCATTAATTAATAGACCTGTTTTTTCACGAACCAACTCATTATATCCGTCCTTAATTAATTGTTCACACAAATCAGCTGTCTGCCGTGATTGCCACACAATTGCGTTATAAATAGGTTCACCAGTATTCTTATCCCAAACAACTGTAGTTTCTCGTTGATTTGTTATACCAATCCCTGCAATCTGTTCTGCATGAATATTCTTTTCTGATAGAACTGTAGCGATGACAGATAAAATCGAACTCCAAATTTCATTCGCATTATGCTCTACCCAACCAGCATGGGGAAAATACTGCTTAAACTCCCGTTGTGATACATGCTCTACATGGCCATCTTTATTAAATACAATAGCACGGGAACTCGTTGTTCCTTGGTCTAGTGATAATATATATTTTTCCATTAATATTCTCCCCCATCCTTCCAATCTAGGAATAAATTTGACGATATACTTGTTTAACATTCAATATGTTCCTTCATAATTCCTACAATGCAGAAGAAATAGTATTACAACAAAAAGAGTATGCCCCATTGGACATACTCCATTATTGCTTATGTTAATTTTAACGTTTACTTGCTTCGTCTTTTATTTCCTCACGAAATCCGTTTAATGATTGTTTACGTCTTTCATTTTTTGCTTTAATTTTTTGACGTTCTTCTGGACCTGCGAATTCTGCTGTTTCTTCTGCTGCTTCAATGTTTTCTAAAGTGTTGTTAACCATTGCTTGTAATTTCTCAACGTTATCAGAACGATTATCTGGATTTGGACGATTTTTAACCATAAAAAAGCCTCCCTCACTTGTATTAAATTACGTTTTTAGTTTGATTAGTTTTATTGTCTTTATACGTTTTTTTATGAAAATGATCGTTTTATTAATATAGAAAGTGCAACATATAAATAATATTTCTTATAATAAAAAAACCTCTTCCATAACGGTAGAGGTTTAAAATTATATATTTGATTAGTCTTCGTTTGTCGTTTCAAATTGAATTCCCGTAATGTGAACATTGACTTCACTCGTATCAATCGAAGTCATATTGTAAATTGCTTGGCGTATCACAGATTGAATTTCTTTTGCAACTTTAGGAATTGAATATCCATATTTTACTGAACAATAAACTTCTATTATGATGCCGTCTTCCGTAATTGTTGCTTTTACACCTTTAGAGTGAACTTTTTTACCGAACTTTTCAGCTACTCCTGAGGCAAAATTCCCTCTTGTTGCAGCTACCCCTTCAATTTCTGTCGTTGCAATACCTGCAATGACTTCTATTACTTCTGGAGCCACTTCAATTTTTCCTAACTCTTCTTTCCCGGAAGGTGTTGGTTGTACAAAAGACTTAGCTACTTTTTCAGCCATTTCATTCATCCTTTCTTTCTTCGCAAATCTGTTACTTAAGAGTTGCCTTCCAAAATTAACAGATTTTACAAGGACCTTCATTTACTGATTATTATACACGATTTTATGCACACTGCCGAATAGAAGGAATATTAAATTCTAATTTAACCTTTCCAAACATTAGCAAGCAATTCATAAGATTTTCTTCTTTTTTCTTGGTCATAAATCGCACTATTTACAATGATTTCGTCAACTTGTCTGTCACGGATTACATCAACTAACTTTCGGTATACCGTTTCGGGTGAACCGTAAATCGTATATTTTAATTGTTGTAATACCGTATTCTTTTCCTGCTTATTCCAAAGATTAGTCATATCTCTAGGAGGTTGTGTTTTCCCTCTTTTTCCTTTAATCATACCTAAAAACTGTTGGAAAAGTGTACTAGCTAAAAATTCTGCTTCATCATCTGTTTCTGCCACGAATGCATTAATAGCCATCATTGCATATGGTTGATCTAAAACTGTAGAAGGTTTAAAGTTCCTTCTATAGGTATTTAGTGCATCATCTAATAAATCTGGTGAGAAATGGCTTGCGAATGAGTATGGTAGCCCAAGTTGTCCTGCCAATTGAGCACTATACAAACTAGAACCTAATAGCCATATAGGTATATTAATTCCTTTTCCTGGCACTGCTATTACAGGTCTTTCAACATCTTCAAAGTATTCCCGAAGTTCATGGACTAATCGGTCGAACTCATAAGCACCTCTATCATCACGACGTAAGGCACGCGCAGTTAACATATCCGATCCAGGAGCTCGTCCTAATCCCAAATCAATTCTACCCGGATACATGGATTCTAAAGTTCCAAACTGTTCGGCGACTACTAGGGGTGCATGATTTGGTAACATAATTCCTCCTGCCCCAACACGAATCGTACTTGTTGCTCCTGCTAAATAACCAATTAATATAGCTGTTGCTGAACTAGCAATACCTTGCATATTATGATGTTCCGCAACCCAATATCGGTGATAGCCAAATTTTTCAACATGTTGTATTAAAGCACGACTATTTTGAAAGGAATCTGTAATATCTTTTCCTTCTAATACCGGCGCTAAATCTAATACAGATAATTTTGGTAACACAACGCTCTCCCCTTCCAATATATATATTAAGTATATTACGCGAACAAAATTAACTCACGCTTTTCGCCTCCACACAAACAAACCTTCCACAATCCGTGGAAGGTTTGTTTGTAGTCTTCTTATCTAAGTAAATAAGAAGTTTTGATAATAGCAATTACTCATTTAATAGAATAAGTGTTTTAATAAGTAATTAATGTGTCTGACGAAAGAATTGAAGTATTTTTAGTAATAATGAGATCATCCTCACTAATTCCACCTTTTACTACAACCTTTGATCCAATTTTTTCAATCGTCTCTACTTCTTTTCTTTCCGGATGCTCACCTATCGCAACAAATACAAATGATTTTCCTTTTTCATCCAAAACAGCTGTTGCAGGAACAAGTATTTCCTCTTTTGCATCTTCATCAATAAACTGTAAATCTACTAGCATTCCTGATTTCAAAAGTAAATCTGGATTAGGAATTTCAATTTCTACTGGATATCCTTTTCCTTCCTCATCTATTGGACTAATTGTTTTTACTTTTCCTACTGTTGTTGAGTCGAAAGATAATGTTTGGGACTGAACTTGCTGACCTACATGAATGTTATTAATTTCACTTGCAGGTATATAAGTTAAAACTTTCACTGTTTCTAAATCAACAATTGTTAAAACTGTACTTTGGGCTGACACTCTTTCACCAACATTTATATTCTTAGATGCAATAATACCATTAATAGGCGAAGTTAGAACTGCATCACCTAAATTACTCTGCGCAATTTCAACTGCTACTTTTGCCTGTTCTAATGCTTGTTGGCTTGCTTCGACCGCTGCCGAACTTTGGGAAATACTTACTAATTTTTCTGCGTTTGCATAGCCCTCTTTAATTGTGTTATAGCCCTCAGTTGTTTTTGTATAAGTTTGTTTTGCTGCTTCAAGAGATTTTTGTGCATTTTCTAATGTTGCCTGAGCATTTTTACCAGCTATTTTTAAACTCTCATAACTAGATTGAGCAGATTTAAGTGCCAACTCACTTTGTTCATACTCAACTTTGGAAACTAATGATTGGTCGAATAATTTCTTCATTCGGTCAAAATTTGTTTTCGTATCATTTAAAATACTTTCTGCTTTCTCTAGTGCTACATTATTATCTTCAATAGCGTTTTTTGCTTTTGTTACTGCGTTTTGCGCTTGTGTAACACCATTTTCAGCCTGAATCATACTCGTTTCTGCTTGAACCATATTACCTTTTGCTTGAACAACACCACTTTCCGATTGAACTACTCCCGATTCAACACTAGCAGCTGTTGATTTCACATTTGCAGTAGCAGCCGATTCAGCAGCAACTGCTTGTTTTAAAGCGTTTTGTAGATCTTTATCGTCAAGCTTTAATAAAACATCGCCTTTTTTTACAACATCCCCTACTTCAAGTTCCATTTCTACAACTTTACCAGCAAATTTTGGTACGATTGTTACCTCTTCTTTAGGTTGAATTACACCGGAATAAACATTCCCTGTTGCAACAAGTTCTTTTTTTGCATGTTCTACTTCAACTGAAACTACTGCTTCGTCGTTAAAAGCTGATTCTGTGCTTTTGCTACCGCTACATCCAGTTAGTAGTAATAAGGTACTGACAAAAAGAACTCCTATCTTATATTCTACTTTATGATTCATTAGAATCCCCCTTCTCATTAAATGTTTCAGTAATTTGTTTTTCGGGTTTCTTTCTTCTTAAAATCAAGACTAATGGAATGCATATAAATAATGTCATAGAAGCTATATAGAATACATCAGTCATTCCTCTTGATGCTGCTTGTACTTGCATAATACTTGAAAGACTACTGCTCCAACTAGAACCATAGATTAATTGGGCTTCTTGTGCCTTCTCAATTGAAATAGACCCCGAGATTTCTTGTAAATGTAGGGCTGTCCGTTGCTGCATAATTAATGTAAATACGGCAATGCACATAGATGATGCGACTGAACGCATTAAATTGGATAAACCCGATGCTTTCCCAACTAAATGCGGAGCGACCGCATTCATTCCTGCTGTAGAAATCGGCATCATACAAAGTCCTGTACCAATACCACGGAGCATCAAAACTGGAATCATCCAACTATGCATCGTCTCAGGCGTCATAAAGGCTAATTTATATGTAGTTGTTGCCATTAATGTTAATCCAATAAGCCCCAATGGAATTGGCCCTGTTTTATTGAATAATTTCCCTGCAATTGGCATTGTAACCGCCATACAAATCGCCTGTGGCATCATTAATAGCCCTGTATCAATAGGAGTCATTTTTTGTATATTTTGAAGGAACAAAGGTAAAATGAACATAGCTCCCATCAAACCAACCATAACGAGTGATGAAATAATGTTACTTACCATAAAAGTGAAATTTTTAAAAAGGGAAAGATCAATGACGGGATTTTCCGTATTTGATTCTACATAGATTAAAAAAACGAGTGACCAAAAAGAAATATAAAATAATGATACTATTTCAAATGATCCCCAACCTTCTTTTTGCCCACTACTAAGTGCATATAAAAGTGTCCCAGCAAAAGTTGCGGCAAGGAAAAAGCCTAACGCATCAAATGGCTTTGCTTGTTGTTTTTTTGGCTCTTTCAGTAATACCCAAACAGCGATAAAAGCAATTGCACCGATCGGTACACAAATGATAAATAAAAATCGCCAGTTAAACCATTCAATCAAATATCCACTTAAGGTAGGACCAATCGCTGGAGCTACCATGGCAGAAACTCCCCATAAACTTAAAGCTACTGAAATTTGTTCTCGTGGCATTATTTTATAAATCACTGTCATACTTAGTGGTCCTATAATTCCTCCACCTAATCCTGTAATAACACGCGCAGCAATTAATGAGGTATCATTCCAAGCAATAGCACAAAACACTGTTCCAAGTGTAAAAACGCCTAGAGCGACAAGTAAAAACTTTTTATAACCAATTCGTTCTTCCATAAACCCCACAATTGGAACAATGACACCTGAAGCTAGCATATATCCTGTCAGAACCCATTGAATTGTAGATTGCGTTGATCCTAATTCAGTTGTCAAACTTGGAATAGCCACATTAATCAAACTGTTATTTAGTACGGCTACAAACGCACCAACTATTATGGCAATTAATGCAAGCCAACGTTCTTTAGATGAAGTATCATGTGAAGGAGCGGGAACAGCAGTTGTTGTCGACATATGAACCCCTCCCCTTACTTAATGTGGATTTTTATAACAACATTTGTTCCTGGAATAAGTCTCATATCCGCTGGTTTAGCAATAGCAATTTCAATCGGTATTAATTGTGTTACTTTACTAAAATTCCCACTTGTATTAACTGCAGGAACTAATGAAAATACTGAATTTGATCCTTCTCCAATTTTTCTTACTTTTCCGGAGATTGGAGCACCATCTAAAGCATCAACTGTAATATCAACCTCTTGTCCAACTTTAATTTTTTGAATTTCGGTTTCTTCAATATTAGCTGAAATATAAAGCTCATCCATATTCATCATCAGTGCCACCGGTGTTCCTGCAGCAACAAAATCGTTTTCATTATTTAACAACTTAATAACTGTTCCATCAATAGGTGCACGAATAACGGATTTACTAATCATACTTGCATCAATATTAGCAACATCTTGTTCTGCAATTGCTTCATTCTTTGCCAAAATTTCTCCTTCATCTACTGCAAAACTAGTCACTTTACTAGAGATTTGTGCCATCACCTTGTATTGTTCACCTGCAAGTCTAGCATCCTC
Coding sequences:
- a CDS encoding efflux RND transporter periplasmic adaptor subunit — protein: MNHKVEYKIGVLFVSTLLLLTGCSGSKSTESAFNDEAVVSVEVEHAKKELVATGNVYSGVIQPKEEVTIVPKFAGKVVEMELEVGDVVKKGDVLLKLDDKDLQNALKQAVAAESAATANVKSTAASVESGVVQSESGVVQAKGNMVQAETSMIQAENGVTQAQNAVTKAKNAIEDNNVALEKAESILNDTKTNFDRMKKLFDQSLVSKVEYEQSELALKSAQSSYESLKIAGKNAQATLENAQKSLEAAKQTYTKTTEGYNTIKEGYANAEKLVSISQSSAAVEASQQALEQAKVAVEIAQSNLGDAVLTSPINGIIASKNINVGERVSAQSTVLTIVDLETVKVLTYIPASEINNIHVGQQVQSQTLSFDSTTVGKVKTISPIDEEGKGYPVEIEIPNPDLLLKSGMLVDLQFIDEDAKEEILVPATAVLDEKGKSFVFVAIGEHPERKEVETIEKIGSKVVVKGGISEDDLIITKNTSILSSDTLITY
- a CDS encoding Asp23/Gls24 family envelope stress response protein, with product MAEKVAKSFVQPTPSGKEELGKIEVAPEVIEVIAGIATTEIEGVAATRGNFASGVAEKFGKKVHSKGVKATITEDGIIIEVYCSVKYGYSIPKVAKEIQSVIRQAIYNMTSIDTSEVNVHITGIQFETTNED
- a CDS encoding exodeoxyribonuclease VII small subunit encodes the protein MSQQQTFAVAMSELEEIVRKLEQGDVPLEEAIDLYKKGMELSQFCHEKLQNAEQQLISIVNENGEKQPFEPTNGEGSL
- a CDS encoding LLM class flavin-dependent oxidoreductase, translating into MLPKLSVLDLAPVLEGKDITDSFQNSRALIQHVEKFGYHRYWVAEHHNMQGIASSATAILIGYLAGATSTIRVGAGGIMLPNHAPLVVAEQFGTLESMYPGRIDLGLGRAPGSDMLTARALRRDDRGAYEFDRLVHELREYFEDVERPVIAVPGKGINIPIWLLGSSLYSAQLAGQLGLPYSFASHFSPDLLDDALNTYRRNFKPSTVLDQPYAMMAINAFVAETDDEAEFLASTLFQQFLGMIKGKRGKTQPPRDMTNLWNKQEKNTVLQQLKYTIYGSPETVYRKLVDVIRDRQVDEIIVNSAIYDQEKRRKSYELLANVWKG
- a CDS encoding HlyD family efflux transporter periplasmic adaptor subunit translates to MKKKIILVVLLVLFVISGGTIGYYYYYQGTHYVKTEDARLAGEQYKVMAQISSKVTSFAVDEGEILAKNEAIAEQDVANIDASMISKSVIRAPIDGTVIKLLNNENDFVAAGTPVALMMNMDELYISANIEETEIQKIKVGQEVDITVDALDGAPISGKVRKIGEGSNSVFSLVPAVNTSGNFSKVTQLIPIEIAIAKPADMRLIPGTNVVIKIHIK
- the folD gene encoding bifunctional methylenetetrahydrofolate dehydrogenase/methenyltetrahydrofolate cyclohydrolase FolD — its product is MASGIINGKEIGQEIRKSVEQRVTHLKEQGITPGLAVILVGENPASQTYVRNKQKSCEAIGIFSELIKLPAEVTENELLEQIRSLNSREDIHGILVQLPLPKHINEDEVIATISPEKDVDGFSPVSVGKMMLGQETFLPCTPFGVMKLLEYTGIEVAGKHAVVVGRSHIVGKPMGQLLLQKDATVTYTHSKTKDLPSITKQADILIAAVGRPNFITKEHIKEGAVVIDVGINRDENNKLIGDVNYSDVDGTASYITPVPGGVGPMTITMLLFNTVQSAEKALTKAQAK
- the tlp gene encoding small acid-soluble spore protein Tlp, with the protein product MVKNRPNPDNRSDNVEKLQAMVNNTLENIEAAEETAEFAGPEERQKIKAKNERRKQSLNGFREEIKDEASKR
- the xseA gene encoding exodeoxyribonuclease VII large subunit, with translation MTTSSYLTVKALTKYIRRKFDADPHLRDVFVKGELSNVKIHSSGHIYFTLKDEAARITAAMFRADAQKLKFKPEEGMMVYIRGYVNVYESAGAYQLYAQTMEPDGVGGLFVAFNQLKEKLQQEGLFNPKFKQPIPLFPKTVGVLTATTGAAIRDICTTISRRFPLAEIVIYPTLVQGQGAASNIAKNIQIANHQANCDVLIVGRGGGSIEDLWAFNEEIVARAIFESRIPIISAVGHETDTTIADFVADLRAPTPTAAAELAVPSQQELFQRIMTSKSQLHQMVTAKINFERSRLKKLQSAYPLATPERLYRPFTEKLVQLDLQIERASKLYLMKKSNDLHKLDASIKLYSPKNALTYYGKQLNQTTNNLTRAVLTALQRNKDTFSSRIRTLEALNPLTIMNRGYTVTYKEEKVVKSITQVSVGDEVSIHFHDGEASATINNTKVEKKGE
- the nusB gene encoding transcription antitermination factor NusB, coding for MKRHEARQKALQVLFQLDNIELTVEEAIGHVLGEEESDSFFEGLVNGTMEKKEEIDAVLAEKLENWSLSRLPKIERTVLRLALYELLYMEETPNRVVLNEAIELCKTFSDEKSSKFVNGVLSKFTE
- a CDS encoding DHA2 family efflux MFS transporter permease subunit, with protein sequence MSTTTAVPAPSHDTSSKERWLALIAIIVGAFVAVLNNSLINVAIPSLTTELGSTQSTIQWVLTGYMLASGVIVPIVGFMEERIGYKKFLLVALGVFTLGTVFCAIAWNDTSLIAARVITGLGGGIIGPLSMTVIYKIMPREQISVALSLWGVSAMVAPAIGPTLSGYLIEWFNWRFLFIICVPIGAIAFIAVWVLLKEPKKQQAKPFDALGFFLAATFAGTLLYALSSGQKEGWGSFEIVSLFYISFWSLVFLIYVESNTENPVIDLSLFKNFTFMVSNIISSLVMVGLMGAMFILPLFLQNIQKMTPIDTGLLMMPQAICMAVTMPIAGKLFNKTGPIPLGLIGLTLMATTTYKLAFMTPETMHSWMIPVLMLRGIGTGLCMMPISTAGMNAVAPHLVGKASGLSNLMRSVASSMCIAVFTLIMQQRTALHLQEISGSISIEKAQEAQLIYGSSWSSSLSSIMQVQAASRGMTDVFYIASMTLFICIPLVLILRRKKPEKQITETFNEKGDSNES
- the glpK gene encoding glycerol kinase GlpK, producing the protein MEKYILSLDQGTTSSRAIVFNKDGHVEHVSQREFKQYFPHAGWVEHNANEIWSSILSVIATVLSEKNIHAEQIAGIGITNQRETTVVWDKNTGEPIYNAIVWQSRQTADLCEQLIKDGYNELVREKTGLLINAYFSATKVKWILDHVEGAKEKALNGELLFGTIDTWVIWKLTEGKVHVTDYSNASRTLLYNIYDLKWDKELLEIFDIPGSMLPEVRPSSEIYGTVSKKHFFGVEVPIAGIAGDQQAALFGQACFEKGMVKNTYGTGCFMLMNTGEKAVPSQNGLLTTIAWGVDGKVEYALEGSIFVAGSAIQWLRDGLRMFRNSDESERYAEKVKSTEGVYVVPAFVGLGTPYWDSEVRGAVFGLTRGTSKEHFIRATLESLAYQTKDVLDAMKVDSGISLKSLRVDGGAVKNNLLMQFQSDLLNVPVERPAINETTALGAAYLAGLAVGFWENKNSIASHWNLDRQFEPKMPNEQRDHLYAGWKKAVYAAQAFK
- a CDS encoding polyprenyl synthetase family protein, with translation MTNFKQFIDAQVPKIENELYQQVVKIEAPEQLKESMLYSLKAGGKRIRPLFVLAVCEMFNNKQQEAYTIGAAVEMIHTYSLIHDDLPSMDNDDLRRGKPTNHKVFGEALATLAGDALNTLCFGLLARMENVPAEIRLELINLMSIAAGAEGMVGGQVLDMDGESRQLNLAELENVHVNKTGALLRFSIESGAVLSNAEKAHRDALVEYAHHVGLAFQIQDDILDILGTSEQLGKTAGKDLESHKSTYPALLTLEGAGQKLSEHYELALAALSKIQLDTTLLREITEYIVHRNH